Part of the Luteibacter yeojuensis genome is shown below.
GACCGCATGGCGAACACGCCCAGGGTGAAGATCGCCAGGGGGCCGACGGGCGGAAAGTCCCTGGCGGCAAGCCACAGCGCCCACCATGTCGGCCACATGAGCAGCAAGGCCCCGATGGGCCGGTCCATGCGGGTGAGCACGAGGTAGGCGTGGATCTTCTCGCGTCGCGCGGCCGGCAGGCCTTTGAGCAACATGGCGAGCACACGCTCGGCGGTGCTCGAGGCATCGGCGGGGCGGGCGACCGGTGCGGCAGGCTTGCGCGCACCGGGTGCCGTCTTGCGGCGGACAGGAGTCTTGCGGGAGGTGGGGCTCATCCGCGAAGTCTAGCCGACCACCGTTTGCAGGCGTCAGCGTTCGAGGGGCTCGATCGGATCGTCGTCCGCCGGCGGCTCCGGATCGGCATCCCGCTCGGGCTTGTAGTGGCCGGGCTTGCGGATTTCGTCTTCGGGACGGTTCTTGCCGGGTTCGGCGAACGGCGGCTGGGGATTGGTGGGAGTGTAAGGCATGGGCACGGCACCTTCGGGGGGGGAGGCGTCCAAGCTAGGTGCCGGCCGGTGAAACAGCTGGATACGCACCGTAAAGCCAGGGTAGAGACGACTCGGTCGAGGGGCGGCAGACGGGGCAGGTCTACACGGTCTGGTAGGTGACGTCGCCTCACGCGCGTTCCACGATTTCCCCGGCGAGCCAGAGCGCTGTCCGGAAGGCGACGAGCAACTCGTGCTCCGCCTTGCCGGAGCCGCCAAGGTCCGCGATCTCGATCACGTCGACGAGCTTCGCGGACTGCTTCACGATCTGCGCGACCGCGGCGTCGTCGACATCGACCACCAGCGTGAGCCGGGAGACGTCCGCTTCCGGCATCGCCGTCACGACCAGGGATTCGATGTTGTAGCCGCGCGACGCGAACAGGCCCGCGACGCGGGCCAGCGCGCCTGCTTCGTTCTGCAGCAGCATGGAGATCAGGTGGCGCATCGTCAGAACATTCCCGTCGGTTCGGCGGCGAGGGCCACCGGTCGTTCGCGGCTCGGTATCCAGTCCCCGGTGATCATTTCCGCATAGGTCGCGCCCGGTCCCACCATGGGGTAGACACCGGCGTCCGGATCGATCACGACCTCGAGGAAGGCGGGGCCGTCGAAGGCGAGGAAGTCGGCGATGGTGGTATCGATCGCCGCCGGGTCGTCGAGCCGGCGGGCCCACTCGAAGCCGTCGGCCTGGGCGGCAAGGACGAAGTCCTTCTTGTGCAGGCTCTTGTCCGAGGCGGAGAAGCGCCCCTTGAAAAAGAGCTTCTGCCACTGGCGCACCATGCCGTCGCCGCTGTTGTTCAGGACCACGATCTTCACCGGGAGGTTGTATGTGGTCACCGTCTCCAGTTCGCCGATGTTCATGCGGATGCTGGCGTCGCCGTCCACGTCGATCACGATGCGGTCGCGGCGGGCGAACTGCGCACCGATCGCCGCGGGGAGGCCGAAGCCCATCGTGCCCATGGCGCCGGACGTGAGCCAGTGACGGGGCTCGCGGAAATCGAAATACTGCGCGGCCCACATCTGGTGCTGGCCGACCCCGGTGCTGATGATCGCGCGGCCGTCGGTGATGCGGTTGATGGCTTCGATCACGGCGCAGGGCTGGATGCTCGCGCTCTCCCGGCAGAAGTCCATCGCGTGGCGGGTCTTCAGCGCCGCGACGTGCGCGTGCCACGGTCCGTAATCGCCGCGTATGCCCTTGTCCCGGCCATACGACGTAAGGCGCGCGAGCGACTGGTCGAGCGTGCCCACGTGGTGCCAGTCCACCGTCTTCACCTTGCCGATCTCGGCGGGATCGATGTCGATCTGGGCGATCGCCCGCGCCCGCGGCGCGAACTTCGCGGGGACGCCTACGACGCGATCGTCGAAGCGGGCGCCGAGGGCGAACACGAAATCGCAGTCGTCCATCGCGTAGTTGGCATAAGCCGCACCATGCATGCCGAGCATGTCCAGCGCGAGCGGATCGGTGGTGTCGAATCCGCCGATGCCCATGAGGGTGGTGACGACGGGGATGCCGTGCTCGTGTGCGAAGTCGCGCAACGCGTCGGCCGCGCCGGCCGACACCACGCCGCCGCCGGCATAGATGAGGGGACGCCGCGCCTGGCCGAGGAGGGTGAAGAACCGTGCGCATTCCTCGTCGGGAATCGTCGCCGACTGCACGGCATGCAGCCGCGAGCGATAGCCGCGCACCGGCAGTTCGCGGCTGCCGTGGAACACGACGGGGGCGTTCTGCACGTCCTTCGGGATGTCGATGACGACCGGACCCGGACGTCCGCTGCGGGCGATATGGAAGGCGGTGCGAAGCGTGGCCTCCAGGGTGGCCGGATCGGTCGCGAGGAAGACATGCTTCGCGCACGAACCCATGATGGTGCTGACGGGGGCCTCCTGGAACGCGTCCGTGCCGATCGCCGCCGTGGGAACCTGTCCGCAGATCACCACCAGCGGGATGGAATCGGCCATGCAATCGCGTACGGGCGTGACGGCATTCGTCGCACCCGGTCCGGATGTGACCAGGGCCACGCCCACGCGGCCCGATGCCCGCGCATAACCCGCGGCCATGAAACACGCCCCTTGCTCGTTGGCCGGCACGATGAGCGGCATGGGCTCGCCGCCACCCTCGCGCGGATGCGCGCCGTTGTAGCGGAATACCGCATCGTAAACGGGAAGGATGGCGCCGCCGGAATAGCCGAAGAGGACATCGAGACCTTCGTCGGCAAGTACCTGCACGACGACATCCGCACCGGTAAGGGTCCGGCCGGCCAGGGAATGAATCGGGTCGGGGCGAACATCGTCGACGGTGTCCAGTTGGGCGTTCACGGCAACTCTTTCCTATTCAGCTGATGGATCGACGGTGAAGCCACTTCATGTAGGAGCCGCTATAGCGGCGAGAAGCCGACGGAGCGGTGAAGCGACGCGGTCACTCCCTCGCCGCTATAGCGGCTCCTACAAATCAGCGGCGGGTCACGGTGTTTTGGCCGCTTCGGTCTCGCGTTGGGCTTTCGGCTGGTTGGCAGCCAGCCACGGCATCCGCGCACGCAACCGCGCGCCGACCTTCTCGATCGGGTGCTCTAGGTCGCGCTGCTTGAACGCCTTGTAGTTCGGCAGGCCCGCCTTGTATTCCGCCGTCCATTCGCGGGCGAAGGTGCCGTCCTGGATCTCTTTCAACACGGCTTTCATGCGCTCCTTCGTGCCCTCGTCGACCACGCGCGGACCGCGGGTGTAGTCGCCGTACTGCGCCGTCTCCGAGATGAACTCGAGCATGCGGGCGATGCCGCCTTCGTAGAACAGGTCAACGATGAGCTTCAACTCGTGCATCACTTCGTAATAGGCGATCTCGGGGCGATAGCCCGCCTCGACGAGCGTTTCGAAACCCTTGATGACCAGTTCGGACGCGCCACCGCAGAGCACGGCCTGCTCGCCGAAAAGATCGGTTTCGGTTTCTTCCTTGAAGTCGGTCTCGATGAGCATGGCTCGTGCGCCGCCGATACCCGCCGCATAGGCCGTGGCGCGTTCGGTGGCCTTGCCGGTGACGTCCTGGTGCACGGCATAGAGGCAGGGCACGCCGCGGCCGATCTCGTATTCGCGACGCACGAGCGCGCCCGGGCCTTTCGGTGCGACGAGCACCACGTCGATGTCGGCGCGCGGTGCGATCTGGCCGAAGTGCACATTGAAGCCGTGGGCGAAGAGCAGCGTGGCGCCGGGTTTCATGTTCGCCTCGATGGCGTCCTTGTAGATGCCCGGCTGGGTCATGTCCGGCGTGAGCACGGCGACGAGGTCGGCGCCGCGCACGGCGTCCGCCGGTTCCGCCACGGCGAAGCCGTCGACATAGGCGCGGCTCCACGAGGGACCGCCGGGGCGCAGGCCGACCACGACGTCGAGGCCGGAATCCTTCAGGTTGAGCGCATGGGCACGCCCCTGGCTGCCGTAGCCGAGCACGGCGATGCGGGCGTTCTGCAGGGGAGCGGTGGTGGCTTGGGTGTCGGTCATGGTGTTCTCCGAAAGTAAGGGTGCGGGCGTCTGTTGCAGGAGCCGCTATAGCGGCTCCTGCAGGAGGGTCAGTTGCCGATCAGTTCCTGGGTGAGGTTTTCCTCTTCGAGTTGGCGCTGCGCATGTGTCGCGACGACCGGCGCATCGTCGAATGCCTGGGTGACGGCACCTTCCGCGGCGGAGCCGACGAGGCGGGCGTACTTCGCGAGCACGCCACGCGTCACCTTCGGTGCCGTCGGCCGCCATGCGGCGCGTCGCGAGGCGAGGTCGGCATCGGTTCGCAGTTCGCGCGACGCGGCGTCGATGAACACCGCATCGCCCTCGCGAAGCAGGCCGATGGGGCCGCCACGGGCGGCCTCGGGGGCGACGTGTCCGACCATGAAGCCATGCGTGGCTCCGCTGAAGCGTCCGTCGGTGATGAGCGCCACGTCGTTGCCAAGCCCGCGCCCGACGAGCGCCGCCGTGACCGCGAGCATTTCGCGCATGCCGGGGCCGCCGGCCGGACCCTCGTTGCGGATCACCATGACGTCCCCGGCACGGATGCGTCCGGCCTGCACCGCCGCGAAGGCGGCTTCCTCGCTCTCGAACACGCGCGCGGGGCCGGCGTGACTGGTACGGCCATGCCCGGCAAGCTTGAGGATGCAACCTTCGGGCGAGAGATTGCCGTAGAGGATGCTGTAGCCGCCGCGCGGCTTGAACGCATTGTCGACGGGACGGACCACCTGTTGGCCTTCGGTGGCGGGCGGTGCCGCATCCAGTTCGGCGAAGAGGCTGCGTCCGGTGACGGTCTGCGTGTCCGCGATCAGCCCTGCTTCGCGCAGCTCGCGGGCGACGACAGCCGTGCCGCCCGCGGCGGTGAGTTCGACGGCGCTGAAGCGCCCGCCGGGTTTGAGATCGGCGATGACCGGCGTGCGCGCGGACGCGGGCTCGAAGTCCTCGATGGAGAGCGGTACGCGTGCCTCGTTGGCGATCGCCAGCAGGTGCAGCACGGCATTGGTGGAGCCCGCGGTGGCGGCAACCATGCGTGCCGCATTGTCGAACGCGGCACGGGTCATGACGTCGCGCGGACGGCGATTCGCTTCGAGACAGCCCATGGCGAGCTCGCCGCAGCGGTACGCGGCATCGCGCTTCGCCGGATCGGTCGCGGGAATGTCGTTGAGACCCACCGGCGACAGCCCGAGCGTGGTCAGCACCATCGCCATGGTATTGGCGGTGAACTGGCCGCCGCAGGCACCCGCGCCCGGACAGGCGTGGCGCTCGACATCGTCGAGTTCGGCATCGCCGATCTTGCCTGCGCCGTGCGCCCCCACGGCTTCGAACACTTCCTGCACGGTGATGGGGCACCCGTTATGGCTGCCATGCGCGATGCTGCCGCCATAAAGCGCCACGCCGGGAATGTTCAGGCGGGCCAGGGCCATCGCGGCGGCCGGGATCGTCTTGTCGCAACCGCA
Proteins encoded:
- the ilvC gene encoding ketol-acid reductoisomerase translates to MTDTQATTAPLQNARIAVLGYGSQGRAHALNLKDSGLDVVVGLRPGGPSWSRAYVDGFAVAEPADAVRGADLVAVLTPDMTQPGIYKDAIEANMKPGATLLFAHGFNVHFGQIAPRADIDVVLVAPKGPGALVRREYEIGRGVPCLYAVHQDVTGKATERATAYAAGIGGARAMLIETDFKEETETDLFGEQAVLCGGASELVIKGFETLVEAGYRPEIAYYEVMHELKLIVDLFYEGGIARMLEFISETAQYGDYTRGPRVVDEGTKERMKAVLKEIQDGTFAREWTAEYKAGLPNYKAFKQRDLEHPIEKVGARLRARMPWLAANQPKAQRETEAAKTP
- the ilvD gene encoding dihydroxy-acid dehydratase, with the translated sequence MRSDAIKTGPDRAPARAMLRATGLDDDAIARPMVAIVHSWSNVSPCNLNLRELAEAAAEGVRAAGGTPVEFNTIAVTDGIAMGTPGMRSSLVSRELIADSIELAVDGHCLDAMVVLCGCDKTIPAAAMALARLNIPGVALYGGSIAHGSHNGCPITVQEVFEAVGAHGAGKIGDAELDDVERHACPGAGACGGQFTANTMAMVLTTLGLSPVGLNDIPATDPAKRDAAYRCGELAMGCLEANRRPRDVMTRAAFDNAARMVAATAGSTNAVLHLLAIANEARVPLSIEDFEPASARTPVIADLKPGGRFSAVELTAAGGTAVVARELREAGLIADTQTVTGRSLFAELDAAPPATEGQQVVRPVDNAFKPRGGYSILYGNLSPEGCILKLAGHGRTSHAGPARVFESEEAAFAAVQAGRIRAGDVMVIRNEGPAGGPGMREMLAVTAALVGRGLGNDVALITDGRFSGATHGFMVGHVAPEAARGGPIGLLREGDAVFIDAASRELRTDADLASRRAAWRPTAPKVTRGVLAKYARLVGSAAEGAVTQAFDDAPVVATHAQRQLEEENLTQELIGN
- the ilvB gene encoding biosynthetic-type acetolactate synthase large subunit; the encoded protein is MNAQLDTVDDVRPDPIHSLAGRTLTGADVVVQVLADEGLDVLFGYSGGAILPVYDAVFRYNGAHPREGGGEPMPLIVPANEQGACFMAAGYARASGRVGVALVTSGPGATNAVTPVRDCMADSIPLVVICGQVPTAAIGTDAFQEAPVSTIMGSCAKHVFLATDPATLEATLRTAFHIARSGRPGPVVIDIPKDVQNAPVVFHGSRELPVRGYRSRLHAVQSATIPDEECARFFTLLGQARRPLIYAGGGVVSAGAADALRDFAHEHGIPVVTTLMGIGGFDTTDPLALDMLGMHGAAYANYAMDDCDFVFALGARFDDRVVGVPAKFAPRARAIAQIDIDPAEIGKVKTVDWHHVGTLDQSLARLTSYGRDKGIRGDYGPWHAHVAALKTRHAMDFCRESASIQPCAVIEAINRITDGRAIISTGVGQHQMWAAQYFDFREPRHWLTSGAMGTMGFGLPAAIGAQFARRDRIVIDVDGDASIRMNIGELETVTTYNLPVKIVVLNNSGDGMVRQWQKLFFKGRFSASDKSLHKKDFVLAAQADGFEWARRLDDPAAIDTTIADFLAFDGPAFLEVVIDPDAGVYPMVGPGATYAEMITGDWIPSRERPVALAAEPTGMF
- the ilvN gene encoding acetolactate synthase small subunit; its protein translation is MRHLISMLLQNEAGALARVAGLFASRGYNIESLVVTAMPEADVSRLTLVVDVDDAAVAQIVKQSAKLVDVIEIADLGGSGKAEHELLVAFRTALWLAGEIVERA